The Candidatus Limnocylindrales bacterium DNA segment CGGACATACGGCCGTCGGCTTCAATCCGAAGATCCTGCTGTTCACGCTTCTCGCGTGGGGCCCGTGGTTCGTTGCGCGCGGACGATTCGGATGGGGCGGCGCATTCGCTGCAGCAGCGATGATGAGCTGGCAGCCGGCCGCGGCGGCGTGTCTCGGAGCGGCGCTCGGCGCGCTCACGGACCGGCGTGCGCTGCGCGCGCTGATCCGCGTGATCGCCGGCGGCGTCGCGGTCTTTGCGCTCTACGAGGCGTACTTCGCGTGGCACGGCGTGATGCTGGCGCAGCTTTTCCAGAGCTACGGGCTACCGCTCGGCAGCGTGCACGAAGAAGTCGACTGGCTGTCGGGGCTTCGCTTCGTGCTGACCGGGTCGCGCCACGGCATCGATCGGTTCGCGCTGCCGGGACTGAGCTTCTTCGCGTTGACGCTCGGCGCAGCTGCTGCGCTGCTCGGGCTGCGCATTCCGCCGTCGGGTCGTACGCCGGCGCCGGCGCCGGCAATCGCACTTCTCGCAGTCGGCGGATCATTGATGGTCGCGTTCACGATGTACGAGCATCAGGCCGAGCCGGACCGCTTCCTGCTTTGCGCTTACTATGCGATCGCCATCGGAGTCGTCGCGGACCGCGCCCTGCGGCTGCTGCGTGAACGCGTCAACGAGCGCTCGGCGTTTCAGCTCCAGGGGGCGCTCGCGGCCGTGCTGCTGCTGTCGATTCCGCGCAGCGACTCCGCCCGGAGAAGGCCCGAGACCGACCTGGCCGGCCAGGCCGACGCGGGAAAAATCATCGCGATGATGTCGGAAGCGTATGGAACCGTCTGGGCGTACGGATGCATACAGCTGATGGGCCTCGCACACATCTCGAATTTTCATCCGGTGGATCATTTCTGGGACGACCTTCGCCGCTACGTCGACGAAGACACGTTCGAACCGGTCGTGCAGGGAGCGCTTCCCGACATGATCGTGCGCTGCCGCAGGATCCCGGGTTCCGAAAAACTGCTCGAAGCTTACGTCGAGGTCCCCGCCCCGCACGTCGCCGAAAGCATGCACATCTACGTGCGCCGCGAGCTTCATGCCGACGCGGCCGACGTTGACGAAGCGCCGTCGCAGCCGGGCGCCAGGCACAAGGGGCTCGGGAAGAGGCGCGCCCGTCGTCTGCGCGCGTGACTGTTACCGCCTGTCCGGACTATCGCAGCACGTAGATCGCGGCCAGCGTCAGCAGGAAGTACGGCACCAGTACCGCGGCGCCTGCGTAGTCCTTCGCAAGACGCTGGCCGGCAAACAGCATCACGATCGTGATCGAGCCGAGCACTGCTCCGGCATACGCGAACGACGTCCCGCCCCAGAACAGAAACGCGAGCACGCCAAGACCCGCAAGTGCTCCCGTCAGCAGCTCGAACACCGTGACGATCGTCAGCAGCAGCTCGACCTGGCCTGCCAGAGGCGACGTCTGGAAATGATCCCGCAGAAAAGCCGTGTTGCCGTCGCGATCGACGAGCTTGTCGAGCCCCGACTGCAGGAACAGCACGGCGAGAAAGGCGGTGATCAGCAGTTGAATCCAGGCCATGTCGATCGTCTCCTTGTGAAAAGTTCCGGCGCAGCTGCAAGCAGCATCGCTGCAGGCGGCGAAGCGTTCGTGCTCAACGGCGAGCGGCGTCGATCCTGGCGGCCACGATGAAATCGTTCTCGGTCAGGCCGCCGGCCGTGTGCGTCCAGAGCCGTACGGCAACGCGTCCCCATCCCAGCTCGATGTCGGGATGATGATCTTCGGCCTCCGCGATCTCACCGATGCGGTTGACCAGCGCGAGCGCCGTGCGGAAGTCGGCCAGCTTCCACTCGCGCACGAGGCGCTGGCCGCCTTCGATGGTCCAGCCGTCGAGCTCGGCAAGCATTTTCTTCGCCTCGTCTGCGGCGAGCGCAGGCGCGCCTTCACGACAGGGAACGCAGTGCTTTTCGGCAAGGCTCATGGCTGCCTTTCCTGCGCGAAGCAGTCAGTGGTCGCAAACGCCGAGGGCTGTTCGTGGGGCTTGCTCGCTCCAGGCCAGCCCCGGCGTTTTATTTTTGTCCGCCGTCTACCCGGATGATTGCGCCGGTCGTGAAGCTCGAAGCATCGGATGCAAGGTAAAGCGCGGTGCCGACGATTTCGTCGGGGCGTCCGGCGCGACCGAGCGACGCTCGTGCGGCCAGGTACTGCTCGATTCCCTCGGGCCACGCCTTCGAGATGTCCGTCAGGAAAGGACCGGCCTGGATGGCGTTGACGCGCACGCTCGGTCCGTAGGCCTGCGAGAACGCCATGGTGATCGCGTTGAGCCCTGCTTTCGCGGCAGCATACGGCGTTTCGCTCGGTCCGGGCCTTTCCGCCGCGATGCTGCTCACGTTGATGATCGAGCCTCCGCGCCCGGCCTGCATGCGGCTGCCGACCAGCGCGCTCAGCCGGAACGGCCCCTTGAGATTGACCGCGAAAACCTTGTCCCACAGCGCTTCGCTGACCGCGTCGAGCGAAGGATACAGCGGAGACATGCCGGCGTTGTTGACGAGGATGTCGATGCGGCCGAAGTGCGCATACGCGGCGTCGACGAGCGCATCGACGTCGCTCCAGCTTCCGACGTGGCACGCATGCGCGAGAGCGCGGCGCCCGAGCGCTTCGACCTCGGCCGCGGTCTGCACGCAGGTATCGAGCTTGCGGCTCGCGACGACGACATCGGCGCCGGCGCGAGCGAAGGCGAGGACCATCTCGCGGCCGAGCCCGCGGCTGCCGCCGGTGACGAGCGCGATTTTTCCGGAGAGATCGAACAGCTCCATCGGATTCAGCAACTGCGGACGAGGAGATTGCGGACCGGGCATCTGCGGATTCGACATCGGCGTCATTCCTTTGCTGCAATCGTTGCAAGTCGCGCGGCGATCACGGCGGCTGCGCGGCGGATGCGCTCGTCCGAATCGCTCGCGGCCGCTTGCGCGAGGGCTTCGACGACCGACGGCGAGCCGTTGCCGATCCGGCCGAGCGCCCTGAGCGCCGCGAGCCGCACGTAGCCGTCGTCGTCACGCAGCCCGCGGATATACAGATCGAGGTCGCGCTCGCCGGCATCGGCCAGCACGAGAAGCGCCATCTTGCGTGTGGTCGTCGCGCCGCTGGCCGCGAGATCGCGAAGCCGCAGGCGCAGGTCTTCGATCACGCGCGCAACGGGCGTCAGGATTGCAGCTGCCGCCCAGCGCACGTCGCCGTCGGGCGCGTCGAACTGCTCGAGGGCAACTTCGATCACGCGCGGTGTCGTGCGGCCCGCGCGCGCAAGCGCAAAGGCTGCAGCCCAGCGTACCGCCGGATCGTAGCTGTCGAGCTGGCGCTCGCAATCGGCGGAAGAAATGCGGCCGTGATCGATCTGCGCAGCAATCACGGTCGCGGCGCGCCGGCGTATACCTTTGCGCGGATGGCTGAACCAGCCAACAAGTTGCCGGGCTTCGTCCTCTGTGCACTCACCGGCGGCTTCGACACGGTCGAGCGTTGCCAGGACTGCCTCGGCGTCATCGCACTTCGGCTGCGGCGGATCCGCATGGAGGTCGGTCATCGCGAGGGTCTTAACGCGGCACGACGCCTTGGCCAAGCCGCAACGGTCGAACGCCGAGCACGGGGAGCTTGATACAGCCCTTTCGCGACGACTCCACTGTCCGCATTCGCTCTCGCCCGAAAAATCGTGAGACTCTTGCGCAGACCGATGAATGTCATCGCGCGGAGGTTGGCATGATGTTTCAGCAGGCGATCATAGTAATCGGTGCTTCGGCCGGCGGCGTGGAAAGTCTGCGCGAAGTCGTGAAAGGTCTCCCGGTGGATCTGCCCGGCGCCGTCTTCGTCGTGCTGCACATCCCGCCATACCAGGCCAGCTCTCTGCCCGAGATCCTTTCGCGTTCCGGACCACTTACGGCCCGCCATCCCGAAGACGGCGAACCCATCGCCGCAGGTCGCATCTATGTTGCACCGCCGGATCATCATCTGCTCCTCGACGCCGGCACCGTTGCCATCAAGAAGGGTCCCAAGGAGAACCGCTTCCGTCCTTCGATCGACGCGCTGTTCCGTTCCGCGGCCTATGGCTATCGGTCGCAGGTAACAGGCGTCGTCCTGTCGGGCGCACTCGATGATGGAACGTCCGGCTTGTGGAGCATCAAGCAGATGGGCGGCTGCACGGTCGTCCAGAAACCCAATGATGCTCGTTTCGAGTCGATGCCTCTCAGCGCGCTCGCCCAGGTAAAGATCGACCACTCGCTGCCGGCGAGCGAGATCGGTCCTCTGCTCGCCCGTCTTGCCGTCGCGACGAAGACCGCAACGACAGCAACCGGGTCCAAACTGCGCGAACGCATCGGTACCGAGCTCGCGATCGCAGTCGAAGGTGGCGCCTTTCAGAAGGGGATCATGTCGTACGGCGAGCTGACGCCTTTCACCTGTCCCGACTGTCATGGCGCTCTGGTGAAACTCAGAGAGGACAAAATGGTCCGGTATCGGTGCCATACCGGGCACGCTTACAGCGACAGCGCCCTGCTCGAAGGCGTGGTGGGCTCCACTGGTGAAATGCTCTGGCAGGTCATGCGCAGCCTCGAGGAAGGAGCGATGTTGCTGCAGCAAATGGGCAGCGACATGCGCGACGCTGGAGACACCGTGCGTGCAGAAGTGGTTTTTGCAAAGGCACGCGAGCTCGAAACACGCTCCAGGCTCTTCCATGATTTCGTGCTCGAGCACGAGACGTTGAGCGGAGACAACCTCGGCGTTGCTGCGCAGAGCACGCGCCGCTATGGTGCGCCGCCATGAGCCGCGCAGGAATCGTCGGTCTGCTTCTCGTGCTTGCCGTTGTCGGTTACGTCGTCTCGACCAGCCTTTCGACCGGCGCGCACACGTGCGAGGTCTGCATGGAGTATCACGGCCGCTCGCAGTGCCGTACCGTCGCTGCCGCCACCGTCGACCTCGCGCGCGACGGTGCGATTCAGAACGCGTGCGCGTACATCGCCGGCGGCGTGACCGACGGGATGGCCTGTCATCGCGAAAAACCGGTGCGCGAGAGCTGCCAGTGACGGCGGCCGAGCCCGTCGACATCGATACGATCGGCGAAGACCTCCCTCTTCTCGAAGGCATCCGCACCACGCGCGCGATCCGTCGGCTGCGGCCCGATCCGGTCGCGCCTGCGCTCATCCGCAAAGTCTGCGAAGCCGGCACGTTCGCGCCGAGCGGCGGCAACCGGCAGCCGTGGATTTTCATCGCCGTGACCGAAGCCGGCCGTCGTGCATGGATTGCCGAGCGCTACCGCAACGCGTTCGCGGCCTACATCGCGCCGGCGATCCAAGCCGCGCGCGCACCGGACTATCCGCCGGCCAAACGGCGCAACATGGAGTCGGCGATCTGGCTGGCCGAGCATTTTGCCGAAGTGCCGGTGCATCTCGTGGTCGCGGGGTGGACGAGGCGCGGAGCGCCGCAGACGCAGGCGCTGTTTCCGGCCATCCAGAACATTCTGCTCGCGTGCCGCGCCGTCGGTCTCGGCGCGTGTCTTACGACCATGCAGCTCGCGTTTCATCGCGAGCTTGACGAATGGCTCGGTTTGTCTGCGTCGCAGCCGTCAGCGGCATTGATCCCGATCGGCTGGCCGATGCAGCCGTACAAACGGCCGGTCCGCCGCAGCATCGACGAATGTCTGCACTGGGAACGGGTCGAGACGAAATCGGCGTCAGACACCGATTTGTAAAAAATCAGTGTCTGTCCCCGATTTCCGGCTGATCGATCTCGCGCTCGCGGCGACCTGACCGCTACTTGCCTTTCCAGACCGGAGGACGCTTTTCGATGAACGCCTTCGGTCCTTCCCAGAAGTCCTCGGTCTGCGCGAGGTTCATCATCGCTTCGTTCGAGCGGCGGAATGCGGTCTGGTCATCGGCGAGCGCCATCTCGCGCATCACGCGCATGCTCTCGCGCACGGCGAGCGGCGCGTTCTGGCAGATGAGTCCGGCAAGCTCGACCGCCGTGTCGACCGCCTTTCCGGGATCGCAAAGCACGTTGACCATGCCGTGACGCTCGGCGTCCACGGCCGAGATGGGCTCGCCGGTCGCGACCATCCAGTTCGCGACGTTGCGCGGCAGCACTTTCGGCAACCGGAACAGCGCGCCGGCGGCGGCCGCGAGCGAGCGTTTCACTTCCGGCACACCGAAGCGCGCTTCACGGCTCGCGACGATCATGTCGCACGCCAGGCACAGCTCGCAGCCGCCGGCCAGCGCAGGACCGTCGACCGCGGCGATGATCGGCTTGTCGCGGTGGCGCCCGACGAATCCGGCGAAGCCGCCTTTGGCCGTTGCGAGATTGGCCGCATCTCCGGAATTGATCGCCTTCAGGTCCGCGCCCGCGCAGAAGACCGGGCCCTTGCCGGCGAGCACTCCGACCCACAGGCTCTCGTCAGCTTCGAGCCGATCGATGGCGGCCTCGATGCCGCTCGCGACGGCGCCGTTGACGGCATTGCGCGCCTCGGGACGGTTGATGGAGATGACGGCAACGTTGCCGCGAACTTCGAATTCGATCACTGGCGATCCTCCGGAACGGATTGCCGCACTCCGCGCGCGGTCGCGCAACTGGTCGCGGAATTGGTGCGGAGAGTCAACAGGCCGGCCCCTTGCATAGCGATGCGTTTCCGCTGAATGGAAAACCGCACGCCCATGTTCCCGTGCGTGCGAATGACCGGCTCACTTCGCCTCGACGACGTTAACGCACAACAGGCCGAATCCGCGGATTCGTCTGTCCGAACGGGCAGGAACCGGTATCCGGCGCGGCGACTGCAGTCCGCGGCCGGACGAAGCGCCGGGTGGCACGGCGAATGCTTCTCCTACGGCGACCATCTGCGCGTACGCAGGCCGCGGACGCATAGGTCGCCGCGTCCGGCCGGGCCACCCGACGGGCGGCGAGGAGGATCCGGCAATGCCAGAGACCACCGGCGGCGCGATCATCGCCAGGATGCTCAAGCAGGAGGGCGTCGAGAAGTTCTTCGGCATCATCGACGGCACGTACATGCAGCTGTTCGCGCACTGCGTGGAGCTCGGGATCGAGATGGTCTCTCCGCGCCACGAAGCGGTGGCCGCGCACATGGCCGGAGCTTATGCCCGGCTCACCGGAAAACTCGGCGTCTGCATTGCGAGCAACGGGCCGGGGGTGGCCAACATGCTCTCCGGCGTCGCAGTGGAAAACGGCGAAGGCAATCGCGTTCTTCTGCTCACCAGCTCCCGGCGTACCGGCATCACGTACCCGGACCGCGGCGGTGCGTACCAGTGCTTCGATCACGTGGCGGTCATCCGCGGAATGTCGAAATGGTCGCAGACGGTCACTTCGTTTTCGCGCATCGCCGAGCTGACGCGCCAGGCCCTGCGCGCAAGTTACAGCGGACGGCCTGGCGTCGTGCACCTGGATATTCCGGAAAACCTTCTCAACGGGACGGGGCCCGATACGCCGCTGCTCGCGACAGCCGGATACCGGCGCACCGAGCCCATCTGTGCGTCAGAGCCGCAAGTCGAGCGCGCCGTGCAGATGCTCGCCACCGCCAGCCTGCCGATGATCCACGCCGGCGGCGGAGTAATCCACGCGCAGGCCTTCCGCGAGCTGGCCGAGGTCGCAGAGCTGCTGCATTCGCCCGTGACGACATCCTGGAGCGCACGCGGCGTGATGGCGGAAACTTCGCCGCTCGTCTGGCCGATGCCGCACATCGAGGCGGCGAGCAAGCTGCGCAACGCCGCCGACGTCGCGCTCGTGCTGGGCTCCGAGCTGGGCGAAACCGACTGGTGGGGAAAAGCGCCGTACTGGGCTCCGCCATCGCGACAGAAGCTCATCCAGGTGGACATCGACGATGCCAGCCTCGGCCGCAATCGGCCAGCCGACCTGCTGATCCTTGCCGATGTTCGTCGTTTCCTCGAGCAGCTTGCCGCCGGGCTTCGCGCGTTGCCGTCGGCCGGAGACATCGAGAAGCGTCGCGTTGCAGTCGAGCAGCTCGCCATGGGCAAGCGCGCCGATCGCGCAGCGCTCGATACCGTGCTCGAGAATCGAACCGCCCCGATGATTACCGGGCACGTTGCAGCGGTTTGCCGCAAAGTGTTCGACGACGACGCGGTCGTAGTTTTCGATGGCGGCAATACCGCCGTGTGGGGACATTTTTTCACCGAGCTGCGCAGTCCGAACACGATGCTGCAGACCGCCCATTTCAGTCATCTCGGCGCGGGTGTCGGTCAGGCGCTCGGTGCAGCCGTCGCCCGGCCGGATAGGCAGGTGTACTGCATCATCGGCGACGGTGCGATGGCGTTCCACATGCAGGAGATCGAAACGGCCATACGCTGCGGCCTGAAGCCGGTCTTTCTCGTCTGCTGCGATCGCCAATGGGGAATGGTCAAGATCAACCAGATGATGGCGCTGCAGTCGGTACGCGGAATGTTCACGACCGCGCTCGGCCCCGACGGCAGCCGCACGATCAATACCGACCTCGGCGAAATCGAATGGGATCACCTGGCGATGGCGATGGGTGCCTACGGCGAGCGCATATCCGATCCGGCCGATCTCGAGCCCGCGCTGCGTCGCTGCCTCGCGGAGGATCGCTGCTCTGTGATTCACGTGGACGTCGAGCCCACCGCGCACCTGTTCGCACCGGGACTCCAGTACTTCAAGGACATGCATCAGGAGCCGGCGGGAGAATAGCCGCGATGGAAAAACTGCCCTACTCCCGCATCGCGGTGACTGGAGCCTCCGGATACGTCGGCCGGCAGGTCGTTGCCGCGCTCGCGGAAGGTCATTCGGTCGCAAGGGTCCTCGCGCTCGACATTCGCCTGCCGGAAGAGAGCGAACGCCGAGCCGGAGTGGCTTACGAGGAGGCCGACGTACGTTCCGCGGACTTCACCGAAATATTTCGCCGCCACGGCATCGAGCTCGTCGTCCATCTCGCGGCGATCGTCACGCCGCCGGCCGGCATGACCCGCGAGCTCGAGTTCGCCGTCGACGTGACCGGAACCGGCAACGTCCTGGCCGGCTGCACCGGTGCCGGCGTGCGCAAGATCATCTACACGAGCAGCGGCGCCGCGTACGGCTACCACGCCGACAACCCCGGACTGCTGCGCGAGGACGACCCGCTGCGTGGAAACCCCGAATTCGCGTACTCCGACCACAAACGCCTCGTCGAGGAGATGCTCGAACGGTGGCGCGAGAGTCATCCCGAGCTGGTTCAGCTCATCCTTCGGTCCGGCACGATCCTGGGCGCCGATGCGCACAACCAGATCACCGACATGTTCGATCGCGCCGTCGTGTTCGGAGTGCGCGGCGCGACCGCACCGTTCGTGCTCGTGTGGGATCAGGACGTCGTCGGTGCGATCCTTCACGCCATCCATGCGGGCGGAAGCGGGATCTACAACCTGGCCGGTGACGGCACGCTCGCGCTGCCCGAGATCGCACGTCTGCTCAACAAACCGTATGTCGCGCTGCCGGCAGCCCTCCTCGGTTACGCGCTCGCGATGCTGCATCGGCTCGGCCTTTCCCAGTATGGACCCGAGCAGGTCGGCTTCCTGCGCTACCGGCCTGTCCTCGACAATTCCCGTCTCAAGAAAGAGTTCGGCTACGTTCCGCGCCGCACCACGCGTGAGACATTCGAGTTTTTCGTCAACGCGCGATCGAACCATTCCTCCGGTGACTACGATGCGCGCGCAGCGTGACTTCCGCGGCAAGGTCGTAGTGGTGACCGGTGCGGCCGGCGGCATCGGTGCCGCGCTCGCAGAGCGCTTCGCCCGCTCCGGCGCGCAGCTTGCGCTTCTCGACAGGGATGCCGAAGCGCTCGCGGCACTCGCGAGCCGGCTGGCCGGCAGCGGTACGGACTGCCTGGCCCTTGCGTGCGACATCACCGACGAGTTCGACGTTGCGCGCACCATCGCCGCGGTCATCGCGCATTACGGCGGCGTGGACGTCCTGATCAACAATGCCGGCATCACACAGCGGAGCCTTTTCGCGGACACCAGCGTGAGCGTTTTCCGCAAAGTCATGGACGTGAATTTCTTTGGCTCCCTCCACTGCACGAAGGCAGCACTTGCAAGCCTTTCGGAGCGACGCGGAATGATCATCGTGACGAGCTCGATTGCCGGCGTGGCGCCGCTGTATGAGCGCAGCGGCTACGCGGCAAGCAAGCACGCGCTGCACGGGCTCTTCGCCTCGCTTCGGGCGGAGCTTTCCGGCAGCGGTGTCGACGTGATGATTGTCTGCCCGGGCTTCACGAAAACGGGCATCAGCCGGGCAGCACTCGACGGAACCGGTGGGACTGCGTCGCATGCACAATCGACGGTCGGAAAGATGGCGACTCCCGAAAGCGTGGCCGATGCGGTGTTCGGCGGCGCCACACGCAACCAGCGACTGCTCGTTCTGACAACGGTCGGGAAAACGTCGGCTCTTCTTAACAGGCTTTTCCCGGACCTGTACGAACGCCTGATGACGCGCTCGATCCGCCGCGAGCTCGAACGTCAGGCTTGCCATGACCTGGTGCAGACATGAGCGGGACGGACGGGCCCAGGGACTGGTTCTTCGATACATGGTCGCGCTTCTATGACGAAGCCGTGATCCAGCGGTTCGTTTACCGTCCGGTCCACGACGCCGTGCTGAGCGAGTTGCGCAGCGAGCGCCCGGCTCGTGTGCTCGACCTCGGCTGCGGCACCGGCCTGCTCACGGAGCGCCTGCGGCGCGAGCTCGAAATCGCACACGTGACGGGTGCCGACTTCTCCGCGGGCATGCTGCAGCAGGCTGCGCGCCGCCGTCACGACATAGACTGGGTTCGGGCCAGTGCTCTTGCGCTTCCTTTCGCCGACTCCAGCTTCGATGCGATCACCAGCACGGAAGCATTTCACTGGTTCCCCGACCAGGCCGCGGCACTGCGCGAGTGCCGTCGCGTACTGGCGCCGGGTGGACGACTGCTGGTCGCGCTCGTAAACCCGGACTTCGAGCTGATAGGGACTGTGACGCAACTGCTGTCGCGTGTGGCCGGGCAGCCCTTCTACTGGCCGACCGCGATGGAGATGCGCACGATGCTCGAAGCCGCCGGCCTCGCGGTGGACTCACAGCGACGCCTGTTCCGGCTGTTCGCCGGACTGCTGCTTCCTCCGGTGCTTAGCGTAGCGCGAAAAGCAGTGATACGCTGACCGAACGACGTCCCGGCTCTACTGAACGAACGACTCTCGTCGTTCTACTGATCGAACGACTCTCGTCGTTCTACTGGTCGAACGACTCTCGTCGCTCTACTGCACGAACGACGCCGAGCTCGTCTCGCGTGCGGCTTCGAGGCCGTGCGACATCGCGATCACGGCGCTGAGCGCCGTTTCGTTTCCGGTCTGCGTGTAATGGCGGCGAAGGTTGTTGAGCATGCGCGCGAGCATCTGCGCGCGGCTGACCGGATCGAGAAACTCGTCGCGCCACGCGTCCGAGCCGAGGCCCTGCCGGCGAAGCAGCTCGAGCAGGCCGCTGCGATCGAGAACCAGTCCTTTACGAAAGACGTCGAAATACCGCTTGGTCGGAGGATGAGAGACGATGAAGTGGCCCGGGAAGCCGACCCCCACCATCGGAACACCCGCACCCTGCGCGGCTTCGAGCACCACGAGCGAGAGCGTGATCGGAATTCCCCGCCGCCGCTCGAGGACATCGTTGAGGAAGCTGTT contains these protein-coding regions:
- a CDS encoding 4a-hydroxytetrahydrobiopterin dehydratase, yielding MSLAEKHCVPCREGAPALAADEAKKMLAELDGWTIEGGQRLVREWKLADFRTALALVNRIGEIAEAEDHHPDIELGWGRVAVRLWTHTAGGLTENDFIVAARIDAARR
- a CDS encoding SDR family oxidoreductase; the protein is MSNPQMPGPQSPRPQLLNPMELFDLSGKIALVTGGSRGLGREMVLAFARAGADVVVASRKLDTCVQTAAEVEALGRRALAHACHVGSWSDVDALVDAAYAHFGRIDILVNNAGMSPLYPSLDAVSEALWDKVFAVNLKGPFRLSALVGSRMQAGRGGSIINVSSIAAERPGPSETPYAAAKAGLNAITMAFSQAYGPSVRVNAIQAGPFLTDISKAWPEGIEQYLAARASLGRAGRPDEIVGTALYLASDASSFTTGAIIRVDGGQK
- a CDS encoding HEAT repeat domain-containing protein, with protein sequence MTDLHADPPQPKCDDAEAVLATLDRVEAAGECTEDEARQLVGWFSHPRKGIRRRAATVIAAQIDHGRISSADCERQLDSYDPAVRWAAAFALARAGRTTPRVIEVALEQFDAPDGDVRWAAAAILTPVARVIEDLRLRLRDLAASGATTTRKMALLVLADAGERDLDLYIRGLRDDDGYVRLAALRALGRIGNGSPSVVEALAQAAASDSDERIRRAAAVIAARLATIAAKE
- a CDS encoding chemotaxis protein CheB, which gives rise to MFQQAIIVIGASAGGVESLREVVKGLPVDLPGAVFVVLHIPPYQASSLPEILSRSGPLTARHPEDGEPIAAGRIYVAPPDHHLLLDAGTVAIKKGPKENRFRPSIDALFRSAAYGYRSQVTGVVLSGALDDGTSGLWSIKQMGGCTVVQKPNDARFESMPLSALAQVKIDHSLPASEIGPLLARLAVATKTATTATGSKLRERIGTELAIAVEGGAFQKGIMSYGELTPFTCPDCHGALVKLREDKMVRYRCHTGHAYSDSALLEGVVGSTGEMLWQVMRSLEEGAMLLQQMGSDMRDAGDTVRAEVVFAKARELETRSRLFHDFVLEHETLSGDNLGVAAQSTRRYGAPP
- a CDS encoding nitroreductase family protein — its product is MTAAEPVDIDTIGEDLPLLEGIRTTRAIRRLRPDPVAPALIRKVCEAGTFAPSGGNRQPWIFIAVTEAGRRAWIAERYRNAFAAYIAPAIQAARAPDYPPAKRRNMESAIWLAEHFAEVPVHLVVAGWTRRGAPQTQALFPAIQNILLACRAVGLGACLTTMQLAFHRELDEWLGLSASQPSAALIPIGWPMQPYKRPVRRSIDECLHWERVETKSASDTDL
- a CDS encoding crotonase/enoyl-CoA hydratase family protein translates to MIEFEVRGNVAVISINRPEARNAVNGAVASGIEAAIDRLEADESLWVGVLAGKGPVFCAGADLKAINSGDAANLATAKGGFAGFVGRHRDKPIIAAVDGPALAGGCELCLACDMIVASREARFGVPEVKRSLAAAAGALFRLPKVLPRNVANWMVATGEPISAVDAERHGMVNVLCDPGKAVDTAVELAGLICQNAPLAVRESMRVMREMALADDQTAFRRSNEAMMNLAQTEDFWEGPKAFIEKRPPVWKGK
- a CDS encoding thiamine pyrophosphate-binding protein produces the protein MPETTGGAIIARMLKQEGVEKFFGIIDGTYMQLFAHCVELGIEMVSPRHEAVAAHMAGAYARLTGKLGVCIASNGPGVANMLSGVAVENGEGNRVLLLTSSRRTGITYPDRGGAYQCFDHVAVIRGMSKWSQTVTSFSRIAELTRQALRASYSGRPGVVHLDIPENLLNGTGPDTPLLATAGYRRTEPICASEPQVERAVQMLATASLPMIHAGGGVIHAQAFRELAEVAELLHSPVTTSWSARGVMAETSPLVWPMPHIEAASKLRNAADVALVLGSELGETDWWGKAPYWAPPSRQKLIQVDIDDASLGRNRPADLLILADVRRFLEQLAAGLRALPSAGDIEKRRVAVEQLAMGKRADRAALDTVLENRTAPMITGHVAAVCRKVFDDDAVVVFDGGNTAVWGHFFTELRSPNTMLQTAHFSHLGAGVGQALGAAVARPDRQVYCIIGDGAMAFHMQEIETAIRCGLKPVFLVCCDRQWGMVKINQMMALQSVRGMFTTALGPDGSRTINTDLGEIEWDHLAMAMGAYGERISDPADLEPALRRCLAEDRCSVIHVDVEPTAHLFAPGLQYFKDMHQEPAGE
- a CDS encoding SDR family oxidoreductase; protein product: MEKLPYSRIAVTGASGYVGRQVVAALAEGHSVARVLALDIRLPEESERRAGVAYEEADVRSADFTEIFRRHGIELVVHLAAIVTPPAGMTRELEFAVDVTGTGNVLAGCTGAGVRKIIYTSSGAAYGYHADNPGLLREDDPLRGNPEFAYSDHKRLVEEMLERWRESHPELVQLILRSGTILGADAHNQITDMFDRAVVFGVRGATAPFVLVWDQDVVGAILHAIHAGGSGIYNLAGDGTLALPEIARLLNKPYVALPAALLGYALAMLHRLGLSQYGPEQVGFLRYRPVLDNSRLKKEFGYVPRRTTRETFEFFVNARSNHSSGDYDARAA
- a CDS encoding SDR family oxidoreductase, whose protein sequence is MRAQRDFRGKVVVVTGAAGGIGAALAERFARSGAQLALLDRDAEALAALASRLAGSGTDCLALACDITDEFDVARTIAAVIAHYGGVDVLINNAGITQRSLFADTSVSVFRKVMDVNFFGSLHCTKAALASLSERRGMIIVTSSIAGVAPLYERSGYAASKHALHGLFASLRAELSGSGVDVMIVCPGFTKTGISRAALDGTGGTASHAQSTVGKMATPESVADAVFGGATRNQRLLVLTTVGKTSALLNRLFPDLYERLMTRSIRRELERQACHDLVQT
- a CDS encoding methyltransferase domain-containing protein, whose product is MSGTDGPRDWFFDTWSRFYDEAVIQRFVYRPVHDAVLSELRSERPARVLDLGCGTGLLTERLRRELEIAHVTGADFSAGMLQQAARRRHDIDWVRASALALPFADSSFDAITSTEAFHWFPDQAAALRECRRVLAPGGRLLVALVNPDFELIGTVTQLLSRVAGQPFYWPTAMEMRTMLEAAGLAVDSQRRLFRLFAGLLLPPVLSVARKAVIR
- a CDS encoding transglutaminase-like domain-containing protein gives rise to the protein MATREDPVSLFVDLVSRADEDISLPAAALAIARIAYPGLDMNYWLEEIAELRQDARLAVERFPGTDPVESVLDVIFEDHGFDGDRENYYDPRNSFLNDVLERRRGIPITLSLVVLEAAQGAGVPMVGVGFPGHFIVSHPPTKRYFDVFRKGLVLDRSGLLELLRRQGLGSDAWRDEFLDPVSRAQMLARMLNNLRRHYTQTGNETALSAVIAMSHGLEAARETSSASFVQ